In Bdellovibrionales bacterium, the following proteins share a genomic window:
- a CDS encoding HD domain-containing protein translates to MRPSEMIPIPIREFISGSTVPVDLYVKLSDDKFILIAKQGTKTQKDQLSSYETKDVEYLWIEKSSYHKLTSQTIQLAGIILSRKDLDSGKKTQIVTSAATTTFRHLEHMGLDPVAFQQAKQVSEVTVQLVETHNSLSLLMESLNQCNDNLVRHSMAVAAIATLIGQAHQWQNRATIEKLALGGLLHDIGKKSLPPEILSKPKALMSFEELQLYETHPFKGMEMATGLGSVPDDVVAMIYQHHENSIGQGFPQHLRDLKTHPLARIIALADEFVNLTVDNPNCPEPKTALEALNYIELVKGQPYNKEAFRCLKKIVTSDRGTSAAS, encoded by the coding sequence ATGAGACCAAGTGAGATGATCCCTATTCCAATTCGTGAGTTTATCAGTGGATCAACGGTCCCCGTGGACCTTTATGTCAAGCTTTCGGACGACAAGTTTATTCTCATCGCAAAACAGGGAACAAAAACCCAGAAGGACCAACTGAGCTCCTATGAAACCAAAGATGTCGAATACCTCTGGATCGAAAAATCAAGCTACCACAAGCTCACTTCTCAGACGATTCAGCTCGCTGGCATTATACTGAGCCGAAAGGATTTGGACAGCGGAAAAAAGACACAAATCGTAACGAGTGCAGCCACCACAACGTTTCGCCACCTCGAACACATGGGACTTGATCCAGTGGCATTTCAGCAGGCCAAACAGGTCTCAGAGGTCACTGTTCAACTGGTTGAGACCCACAACAGTCTTTCCCTCCTCATGGAAAGCCTCAATCAGTGCAATGATAATTTGGTGAGACACTCCATGGCTGTCGCCGCAATTGCAACTCTGATTGGTCAGGCACACCAATGGCAGAACCGAGCGACCATTGAAAAACTGGCTCTCGGAGGACTGCTCCACGACATCGGCAAGAAAAGTCTTCCCCCGGAAATTCTTTCCAAACCAAAAGCCCTCATGTCCTTTGAAGAGCTCCAACTTTACGAAACACACCCCTTCAAGGGAATGGAAATGGCGACAGGTCTTGGCTCTGTCCCCGATGATGTGGTCGCAATGATCTACCAACACCACGAAAACTCGATTGGGCAAGGCTTTCCTCAACACCTGCGCGATCTCAAAACTCACCCCCTTGCGCGTATTATCGCACTCGCTGACGAGTTCGTTAATCTGACTGTCGACAACCCCAACTGCCCTGAACCAAAAACGGCTCTCGAAGCATTAAATTACATAGAACTGGTAAAGGGACAGCCCTACAACAAAGAGGCCTTTCGTTGCCTAAAGAAAATCGTCACAAGTGACCGCGGAACCTCAGCAGCCAGCTAA
- the rimM gene encoding 16S rRNA processing protein RimM, which translates to MPSSSQQEIDSQAKEKGLRKIGKVKDAHGIRGEIFVIVFSGEAPWLDRLKELNIHGVRSKGDGWLTLDLKSARLHKNGFIASSPQIQNRNEAEALKGCELYVPVEFLISKPGDSIFLSEIEGFKVLLADGTELGQIIGFSSNGVQDLLVVRDRKNNDKREILIPLIPEFVGKIRFEKSEIVMILPPGLIED; encoded by the coding sequence ATGCCTTCTTCGAGTCAGCAAGAAATCGATTCTCAGGCCAAAGAAAAGGGCTTGAGAAAAATAGGAAAGGTGAAGGACGCACACGGTATTCGTGGTGAGATTTTTGTTATTGTATTTTCTGGTGAGGCTCCTTGGCTTGATCGATTGAAAGAGCTGAATATCCATGGGGTTCGATCAAAAGGAGACGGGTGGCTGACTCTTGATCTTAAATCGGCGCGTCTCCATAAGAACGGTTTTATTGCGAGTTCTCCGCAAATTCAAAATCGCAACGAGGCTGAAGCACTGAAGGGCTGTGAATTGTATGTCCCAGTAGAATTCTTGATTTCTAAACCTGGCGACTCAATTTTTCTGTCAGAAATCGAAGGTTTTAAGGTGCTTCTTGCTGATGGGACAGAGCTTGGTCAGATTATTGGCTTTTCAAGCAATGGAGTTCAAGACCTTCTGGTTGTTAGAGATAGGAAGAACAATGACAAACGGGAAATTTTGATTCCTTTGATTCCTGAATTTGTTGGCAAAATCCGCTTTGAGAAATCGGAAATAGTCATGATTCTTCCTCCTGGATTGATCGAGGATTGA
- a CDS encoding KH domain-containing protein, whose protein sequence is MDHTSLRDLVEFMAKSLVDKPDDVEVNEIIGEQTTVVELKVAKEDLGKVIGKQGRTARSMRTILNAASTKLQKRSVLEIVE, encoded by the coding sequence ATGGACCATACGAGTCTAAGAGATCTTGTCGAGTTTATGGCGAAGAGCCTGGTTGACAAGCCAGATGATGTTGAAGTGAATGAGATTATTGGGGAGCAAACGACAGTCGTTGAGCTCAAAGTTGCAAAGGAAGACCTTGGCAAGGTGATTGGTAAGCAGGGACGGACAGCTCGGTCCATGCGAACAATTCTTAATGCTGCGAGCACCAAGCTTCAGAAGCGAAGTGTTTTGGAGATTGTTGAATAG
- the rplS gene encoding 50S ribosomal protein L19, whose product MDIVQQVTVGRAKTKDLPRFTPGDTLNVHVRVKEGEKERVQIYTGVVLKIQGSGAGRAFTVRKISAGVGVERTFPFLSPAIEKVELVSRGKVRRSRLFYLRTLKGRAARLTSEAISEQDSAKAVGKTSKAESINK is encoded by the coding sequence ATGGATATCGTACAACAAGTAACTGTAGGTCGGGCAAAAACGAAGGACTTACCTCGCTTTACGCCTGGTGATACCTTGAATGTGCACGTTCGGGTGAAAGAGGGAGAAAAAGAGAGAGTACAGATTTACACTGGAGTCGTACTCAAAATCCAGGGCAGTGGTGCGGGGCGGGCCTTTACGGTTCGCAAGATCTCGGCAGGAGTGGGAGTTGAAAGAACTTTCCCCTTTCTCAGTCCGGCGATCGAAAAGGTAGAATTAGTGAGTCGTGGCAAGGTGCGTCGTTCGCGTCTTTTTTATCTTCGAACATTGAAAGGCCGCGCGGCCCGTCTGACATCTGAGGCGATTTCTGAACAGGATTCAGCCAAGGCTGTTGGTAAAACATCGAAGGCTGAATCCATCAATAAATGA
- a CDS encoding ribonuclease HII: MKFDWCKLDPSLPLVGVDEVGRGCLAGPVCAGAVHINQANPWQHYTDSKKLSASRREQYAKQIFQDHFVGLGFASVDEISRINILQASLLAMKRAVMDLVGKMGISEAHLLIDGNQLIPGLESDKRCKFRQTTLVKGDSRAEPVGAASIFAKVARDRLLVEFASQYPGYGFEDHKGYATAAHRESIARLGPCAIHRRTFAGVREHWTDSAP; encoded by the coding sequence ATGAAATTTGACTGGTGCAAGCTTGATCCCAGCCTTCCGTTAGTTGGGGTCGATGAAGTTGGGAGAGGTTGCTTGGCAGGTCCCGTCTGTGCGGGAGCTGTCCATATTAATCAGGCCAATCCCTGGCAACATTATACGGATTCCAAGAAACTGTCCGCTTCTCGGCGTGAGCAGTATGCGAAACAGATTTTTCAAGATCATTTTGTGGGTCTTGGTTTTGCAAGTGTCGATGAAATAAGTCGGATCAATATTTTGCAGGCATCTTTACTGGCCATGAAAAGGGCAGTTATGGATCTCGTTGGGAAGATGGGAATATCAGAGGCCCATCTTTTGATCGATGGGAATCAGCTTATACCAGGACTTGAGTCAGACAAGAGATGCAAGTTTAGGCAAACAACTTTGGTCAAAGGAGATTCGAGGGCCGAGCCTGTGGGGGCCGCTTCGATATTTGCTAAAGTTGCAAGGGATCGACTCCTGGTTGAATTTGCCTCACAATACCCAGGCTACGGATTTGAGGATCACAAAGGCTATGCAACTGCTGCCCACAGAGAATCCATTGCGCGACTTGGTCCATGTGCAATTCATCGCAGAACATTTGCCGGGGTTCGAGAGCATTGGACAGATTCGGCGCCGTAG
- the rpsP gene encoding 30S ribosomal protein S16 — MVVIRLNRVGAKRAPKYRITVADQRRSKGGRFVEVLGSYNPNPSGAEKGLELDLSKVQEWVAKGAQPSLRVKSLIKKAQASQIKN; from the coding sequence ATGGTAGTGATTCGATTGAATCGAGTTGGAGCAAAAAGAGCCCCTAAATACCGTATTACCGTTGCAGATCAGCGACGATCAAAGGGGGGGCGCTTTGTTGAGGTTTTGGGTAGTTATAATCCAAATCCCTCGGGAGCCGAAAAGGGGTTGGAACTAGACCTGAGTAAGGTGCAAGAATGGGTTGCTAAGGGCGCTCAACCTTCATTGAGGGTCAAGAGTCTGATTAAAAAGGCTCAAGCTAGCCAAATTAAAAATTAA
- the ffh gene encoding signal recognition particle protein: MFDNLSDKLLGSLKKIRGQGRITERNIEDTIKEIRMSLLEADVNFKVVKSFIDRVKEKALGQNVLTSLSAGQQFVKIVHDELIHVLGEEAVDLDIRGAPAVIFLVGLQGAGKTTTAAKLALHVRQRFGKKPGLVPADIYRPAAIEQLKTLGKQNNIPVFPSQENMKPEVILSESKSWAREEMIDVVIVDTAGRLQIDDALMSELERLKDIWEPKETLLVADAMLGQQSVNVAEGFQQRLGISGLVLTKVDGDARGGAALSIRQATGVPIKFLGVGEKVSGLEIFHPDRLASRILDMGDVLSLVEKAQDVIDEKTAIESAKKMASNKFTMNDFLQQIQMLKKLGSMEGLMKMIPGMGQMMKKMKDMTPPDKEMKKIEAIIRSMTPAERDNHRILNGSRRLRIAKGSGTEVSDVNKFVKQFEGAQKMMSQMMKMGLGRGGFGGKGMGFPF; this comes from the coding sequence ATGTTTGATAACTTATCGGATAAGCTCTTAGGCAGCCTGAAAAAAATCCGTGGTCAGGGTCGAATTACGGAGCGAAACATTGAGGACACGATTAAGGAAATTCGAATGAGTCTGCTCGAGGCAGATGTGAATTTCAAAGTGGTGAAGAGTTTTATTGATCGTGTAAAAGAAAAGGCGTTGGGACAGAACGTCTTGACCAGTCTTTCGGCAGGCCAACAATTCGTCAAGATTGTGCATGATGAGCTGATTCATGTGTTGGGAGAAGAAGCCGTTGATCTGGATATTCGTGGAGCTCCGGCTGTGATATTTCTCGTGGGACTTCAAGGAGCTGGGAAGACCACCACAGCTGCCAAACTAGCTCTTCACGTGCGTCAGAGGTTTGGTAAAAAGCCAGGTTTAGTTCCAGCAGATATATACCGGCCTGCGGCCATTGAACAGCTAAAGACTCTGGGGAAGCAGAATAATATTCCTGTTTTTCCTTCTCAAGAGAACATGAAGCCTGAGGTCATTCTTTCAGAGTCCAAATCGTGGGCGCGTGAGGAGATGATTGATGTGGTCATTGTCGATACAGCGGGCCGTCTCCAGATTGATGATGCACTGATGAGTGAATTAGAGAGGCTAAAAGACATATGGGAGCCCAAGGAGACATTGCTTGTGGCCGATGCGATGTTGGGTCAGCAGTCTGTCAACGTGGCAGAGGGCTTTCAGCAGCGATTGGGGATCTCGGGTCTCGTTCTTACGAAAGTGGATGGAGATGCCAGAGGTGGAGCTGCGCTCAGCATCCGACAGGCAACGGGCGTTCCTATCAAGTTTCTCGGCGTTGGAGAAAAAGTTTCGGGATTGGAGATTTTCCATCCAGATCGTCTGGCAAGTCGAATACTTGATATGGGTGATGTCCTGTCTTTGGTTGAAAAAGCTCAAGACGTGATCGATGAAAAAACAGCCATTGAATCTGCAAAAAAAATGGCTTCGAATAAATTTACGATGAATGATTTTTTGCAGCAGATTCAAATGTTAAAAAAATTGGGTTCCATGGAGGGTCTTATGAAGATGATTCCTGGGATGGGACAGATGATGAAAAAAATGAAGGACATGACTCCTCCCGACAAGGAAATGAAAAAGATTGAAGCTATCATTCGTTCTATGACTCCGGCCGAGCGCGACAATCACCGTATACTGAACGGATCAAGGAGATTGAGAATTGCCAAGGGGTCAGGAACTGAGGTCTCTGATGTCAACAAGTTCGTGAAGCAGTTCGAAGGGGCCCAGAAAATGATGTCTCAAATGATGAAAATGGGGCTTGGTCGTGGGGGGTTCGGCGGCAAGGGAATGGGCTTTCCATTTTAA
- the trmD gene encoding tRNA (guanosine(37)-N1)-methyltransferase TrmD, producing the protein MSKIFNILTIFPNMISQSLQEGLVGQAFKNGKAQLNLVNPRDFTFDPHKTVDDRPYGGGDGMVFLAEPFSQALASLGDRKGKVVFLSPQGRPWSDQLARDWAQDQGPVTLVCGRYGGIDQRFIECFVDEEISIGDYILSGGELGALVIMDSVVRFLPEVLGNPLSSHLETFAEGLLECPLFTRPRVFKDLPVPEILLSGHHVRMKAFRQDVSLVRTRILRPDLLKQLGVLEMSVVEAARRLCALPERELKSLGLDADAVRQIAEIKPDSLMS; encoded by the coding sequence ATGTCTAAGATATTTAATATATTGACTATTTTTCCGAACATGATCAGTCAGTCCCTTCAGGAAGGTCTGGTTGGTCAGGCCTTTAAAAATGGCAAGGCCCAGTTGAATTTGGTGAACCCTCGCGACTTCACTTTTGACCCTCACAAAACGGTTGATGATCGACCCTATGGCGGGGGTGACGGCATGGTTTTTCTTGCGGAGCCGTTTTCTCAAGCGCTCGCGAGTCTAGGTGACCGAAAGGGAAAGGTGGTGTTCCTTTCTCCTCAAGGCAGGCCTTGGAGTGATCAGTTGGCAAGGGATTGGGCTCAGGATCAGGGCCCAGTGACTCTGGTTTGTGGGCGATACGGGGGAATCGATCAGAGATTCATAGAATGCTTTGTCGATGAAGAGATCTCTATTGGTGACTACATCTTGAGTGGCGGTGAGCTTGGCGCTTTGGTAATTATGGATTCTGTCGTTCGTTTTTTGCCGGAAGTTTTGGGTAATCCACTCAGTTCCCATCTGGAGACCTTTGCTGAAGGGCTCCTCGAATGTCCACTTTTCACTCGACCACGAGTTTTCAAGGATCTTCCAGTTCCGGAAATTCTGCTTTCGGGGCACCATGTGCGCATGAAGGCCTTTCGTCAGGATGTTTCTTTGGTGCGGACAAGAATACTGCGGCCTGATTTATTAAAGCAACTGGGCGTGTTGGAGATGAGCGTGGTGGAGGCCGCACGACGCTTGTGTGCTCTGCCGGAAAGAGAGCTCAAATCCCTTGGCCTTGATGCGGATGCGGTGAGACAAATTGCCGAAATTAAGCCAGATTCTTTAATGAGTTAG
- a CDS encoding ABC transporter permease: MLLYREIRRFLKVLVQTVINPMINSALYLLIFGVSLGGRLSVSGGVSYLAFLIPGLVMMSCLNNAFQNTSSSIVIAKFGGELEDFRVSPLSYQQIIWAMGLGGLVRGFMVGAITFAVGQLFFLSSKGEWLPLIHPIWLTYFLTMGGLIFANIGISVAFWAKSVDQLSAISSFVLTPLLYLGGVFFSIHNLDSAWQTVSRVNPLLYLINGVRHGILGVSDVPVAEAAVVAFGFFAISYTIAVISLHRGSFIRW, translated from the coding sequence ATGCTCCTCTATCGTGAAATTCGGCGCTTTCTCAAAGTACTTGTGCAGACGGTGATTAATCCAATGATTAATTCGGCTCTTTATTTGCTCATTTTTGGAGTGAGTTTAGGAGGCAGACTATCCGTTTCGGGAGGGGTGAGTTATCTGGCTTTTTTGATTCCAGGCTTGGTCATGATGAGCTGTCTGAACAATGCTTTTCAGAATACGTCAAGTTCTATTGTGATTGCTAAGTTCGGAGGAGAGTTAGAGGACTTTCGAGTTTCTCCCTTGAGTTATCAGCAGATTATCTGGGCTATGGGACTTGGCGGATTGGTTCGTGGTTTTATGGTGGGCGCTATTACCTTTGCAGTGGGACAGTTATTTTTTTTGAGCAGCAAAGGGGAATGGCTGCCTTTGATTCATCCTATTTGGCTCACTTATTTTTTGACAATGGGAGGTTTGATCTTTGCTAATATTGGCATTTCTGTGGCCTTTTGGGCGAAAAGCGTGGATCAACTGAGCGCAATCAGTAGTTTTGTTCTCACTCCTCTTCTTTATTTGGGAGGAGTTTTCTTCTCAATTCACAATCTTGATTCAGCGTGGCAGACTGTGTCTCGTGTCAACCCTCTTTTGTATCTGATAAACGGAGTCAGGCACGGAATTTTGGGGGTTTCGGATGTTCCTGTCGCCGAGGCAGCGGTGGTTGCATTTGGGTTCTTTGCGATCTCTTATACCATTGCCGTCATAAGTTTGCATCGGGGTTCATTTATTCGTTGGTAG
- the lptD gene encoding LPS assembly protein LptD produces the protein MRPLQQLLSSFMNYFSFYFFTIFLFLFLFLFIGESQGQTNLSGISIHNAQKMSHDTVKKVISLSGNVQVIFQGQYLSCDKAAINLKDKTVEAEGQVILQNQKVYAEGEKLVLNYQNNTGTIYRGFLKAGQVIFEGEVIEKTGEDEYVANQSYYSACATCPPAWSFKGSKITAEIGGYASIDYPVLRLGKVPIFALPWIRVPLKSDRQSGFLVPRFPFNKTSKLGLTIPYFWAISRSQDMTLNLTMFKNQGLKPNLEYRYLLSENSKGNFYSSFLEDRFFEQRTKNPSNPDETTLIQSERERWFFTYNHYFEMPEQITHRTNLSMVSDLKYARDFPRDLDTDGEPAIENKVSLTKNTEGSHLSAEVVYNINQLVESSVENNNASVHRFPQINYSLMDRPIAATPLYFGFDTNYVQFARRGLSYDDVVSSGESIGDGRTCPLTNPKCISHESDGAFEPSKGDILRTGHRFEFIPRISLPFRISNFLEILPAVTYRETQYRFTAHTTELDTNYTPTAARRYLEMEVGAKTRLAGIFGDRDNDQAERYKHIIEPELRFSSIPWIRRPNHYFFGKFEGQPYSQTNEPLKDDDFFGINKVQFDYHDRIFDRRILDFGVSNRILRRQWRVDHPEYKTMGVFRLSQSYDLNEAESEDPQAWSSINALVDLRLDRVELHSLAIYYPYARITNSSSRLRIKNEYDNYVQLGFTRSVLVNKDNEVNLTSQINNIGLALGWTTTYLNLVGGFDYSSITSKIFSWKFEAQIKPPGNCWDITISQFQLPEGQPDWDFGVHFQFGGK, from the coding sequence ATGAGGCCATTGCAACAACTCCTATCTTCGTTTATGAATTATTTCTCATTTTATTTTTTCACTATTTTTTTATTTCTATTTTTATTTCTATTTATTGGTGAAAGCCAGGGCCAGACAAATCTCAGTGGGATTTCCATCCACAATGCTCAAAAAATGAGCCACGACACAGTCAAAAAGGTCATTTCACTCAGCGGCAATGTTCAAGTTATCTTTCAAGGGCAGTATTTGTCCTGCGACAAAGCGGCCATTAATTTGAAAGACAAAACTGTTGAGGCCGAGGGACAAGTTATTCTGCAAAATCAAAAAGTTTACGCTGAGGGCGAGAAACTCGTGCTCAACTACCAAAACAACACAGGCACGATTTATCGTGGCTTTTTGAAAGCCGGACAGGTCATTTTTGAAGGCGAAGTCATTGAGAAAACGGGAGAAGATGAGTATGTGGCAAATCAAAGCTACTATTCAGCTTGCGCCACCTGCCCTCCAGCATGGAGTTTTAAAGGATCAAAGATCACGGCCGAAATCGGTGGCTATGCCTCCATTGATTATCCTGTTTTGCGCCTTGGCAAAGTTCCGATTTTTGCTTTGCCATGGATTCGGGTTCCTCTAAAGAGCGACAGGCAGTCGGGCTTTCTGGTCCCTCGGTTTCCATTTAATAAGACGAGCAAACTTGGTCTGACCATTCCGTATTTTTGGGCCATTTCCCGCAGTCAGGATATGACGCTTAACCTGACGATGTTCAAAAACCAGGGACTCAAGCCAAACCTCGAATACCGCTACCTTTTGAGCGAAAATAGCAAAGGAAACTTTTACAGCTCATTTCTCGAAGACAGATTTTTTGAACAGCGCACCAAAAACCCATCCAACCCAGACGAAACGACTTTGATTCAAAGTGAGAGGGAAAGATGGTTCTTTACCTACAATCACTATTTTGAAATGCCTGAGCAGATAACCCATCGGACCAATCTCAGTATGGTGAGCGACCTTAAATACGCCAGGGATTTTCCGCGAGATCTTGATACCGATGGTGAGCCGGCAATTGAAAACAAGGTTTCTCTTACTAAAAATACCGAGGGATCCCATCTCAGCGCAGAAGTTGTCTACAACATCAACCAACTTGTAGAGAGCTCTGTCGAAAACAACAATGCCTCGGTACATCGATTTCCTCAAATTAATTACAGCCTCATGGATCGCCCAATTGCAGCAACCCCACTCTATTTTGGTTTTGACACGAACTACGTCCAATTCGCACGGCGTGGACTTTCTTACGATGATGTCGTTTCGTCCGGCGAATCTATTGGCGATGGAAGGACCTGTCCTTTGACAAACCCAAAATGCATTTCTCACGAAAGTGATGGAGCCTTTGAACCAAGCAAAGGGGATATACTGAGAACGGGGCACCGATTTGAATTTATACCCAGAATCAGCCTTCCTTTCCGCATTTCCAACTTTCTTGAAATTCTGCCTGCCGTGACCTATCGAGAAACCCAATATCGCTTCACGGCCCATACCACAGAACTTGACACCAACTACACACCCACAGCAGCGCGTCGTTATCTTGAGATGGAAGTGGGAGCCAAAACTCGCCTCGCTGGAATTTTCGGAGATAGAGATAATGACCAAGCCGAAAGATATAAGCACATCATCGAACCTGAACTTCGATTTTCTTCAATACCTTGGATTCGACGACCAAATCACTATTTCTTTGGGAAATTTGAGGGACAACCATATTCGCAAACCAATGAGCCATTGAAGGATGATGATTTCTTTGGCATCAACAAAGTGCAGTTTGATTATCACGATCGAATTTTTGACCGAAGGATTCTTGATTTTGGAGTCAGCAATCGCATTCTCCGCAGACAGTGGCGCGTGGACCACCCCGAGTACAAAACCATGGGAGTCTTCCGCCTTTCTCAGTCCTACGATCTCAACGAAGCAGAGTCCGAGGATCCACAGGCTTGGTCATCGATCAATGCTCTGGTTGACTTGCGCCTCGATCGGGTTGAGCTCCACTCACTGGCCATCTACTATCCCTATGCTCGAATCACCAACTCCTCTTCAAGACTTCGAATAAAAAATGAATACGACAATTATGTGCAATTGGGATTTACCCGATCTGTGTTAGTGAACAAGGACAATGAGGTAAACCTCACAAGTCAAATCAACAATATAGGTCTAGCCTTGGGGTGGACAACAACCTACCTCAATCTCGTTGGAGGTTTTGATTACTCCAGTATCACGAGTAAGATTTTTTCCTGGAAATTTGAGGCTCAGATAAAACCTCCCGGAAATTGTTGGGACATCACGATTTCCCAATTTCAACTCCCAGAGGGGCAACCTGATTGGGATTTTGGAGTGCACTTTCAATTTGGCGGAAAATAG
- a CDS encoding ABC transporter ATP-binding protein: MVVPLKIDRLVKNYGQLCAVNEVDFRLQSGEVFGLLGPNGAGKTSIISIIVTLEAATSGSVEVFGYDVAKQPRQAKVRMGLVPQEIINYGFFSVEEVMVFHSGFYGMLKNRERENYLLERLGLWEHRHKKVKQLSGGMKRRLLIAKALVHCPQLLLLDEPTAGVDIELREKLWEFVRDLKSEGVTVLLTTHYLEEAEQLCDRIGVIHHGVLQKLGETKTLIADLTHRQVTVDFKRQGDDKSAFKVQSHYLVKQEGCRIEFKVPAQMGIGQLLRESGLNLNLVEDIKIEEGSLEDAFRSIVGGRQ; encoded by the coding sequence ATGGTGGTTCCTCTTAAAATAGATCGTTTAGTCAAGAATTACGGACAGTTGTGTGCTGTCAATGAAGTTGATTTTAGACTTCAATCGGGTGAAGTCTTTGGGTTGCTTGGGCCCAATGGAGCTGGGAAGACTTCAATTATCTCGATTATCGTAACTTTAGAGGCGGCAACATCGGGCTCAGTGGAAGTCTTTGGCTATGATGTTGCAAAACAGCCTCGTCAAGCAAAGGTGAGGATGGGTTTGGTTCCTCAGGAAATCATCAATTATGGTTTTTTTAGTGTTGAGGAGGTCATGGTTTTTCATTCCGGATTTTACGGAATGTTAAAGAACAGAGAGCGAGAAAATTACCTGCTTGAGCGTTTGGGACTTTGGGAGCACCGGCATAAAAAGGTGAAGCAGCTTTCTGGAGGAATGAAGAGGCGTCTCTTGATCGCTAAAGCCTTGGTTCATTGCCCGCAGTTACTTTTACTAGACGAACCAACTGCCGGAGTCGACATCGAACTGCGCGAAAAGCTATGGGAATTTGTTCGTGATCTAAAATCAGAAGGTGTGACTGTTCTTTTAACGACTCATTATCTAGAAGAGGCGGAACAACTTTGTGATCGCATCGGTGTGATTCATCATGGAGTATTGCAAAAATTGGGAGAGACGAAAACACTCATCGCTGATTTAACTCACCGTCAAGTAACAGTCGATTTCAAAAGGCAGGGCGATGATAAATCGGCCTTTAAGGTTCAGAGTCATTATCTGGTTAAGCAAGAAGGATGTCGAATTGAATTCAAGGTGCCTGCTCAAATGGGGATTGGACAACTTTTGCGTGAATCAGGTCTTAATTTGAATTTGGTTGAGGATATCAAAATAGAGGAGGGTTCTCTTGAAGATGCCTTCCGGAGTATAGTGGGAGGTCGACAATGA
- a CDS encoding RNA methyltransferase, producing MERGVPHEQQINVSVALIHWPVRDKTGKVIATNVTNFDIHDIARVSCTYGVNKYFIVHRQREQLMFVSRILNHWRVGYGSRFNASRGRALERVELCETLEDLIAGFSEPPIVVATAARDYPGLTRVSFRELREEMISRPQGPYLLLFGTGYGLTEDLLERCDRLLEPIRGPSLDKFRHLSVRSAVSICLDRLLATW from the coding sequence ATGGAGCGCGGAGTTCCTCATGAGCAGCAGATCAACGTGTCGGTGGCTTTGATTCACTGGCCCGTGAGAGACAAAACAGGAAAGGTCATTGCGACCAACGTAACCAATTTCGATATTCATGACATCGCCCGCGTGTCTTGCACCTATGGCGTTAACAAGTATTTTATTGTTCACCGTCAGAGGGAACAGCTCATGTTCGTGAGCCGGATTTTGAATCACTGGAGAGTAGGTTACGGATCGAGATTCAATGCCAGTCGGGGGCGTGCTCTGGAGCGAGTCGAGTTGTGCGAGACTTTAGAAGACTTGATAGCAGGGTTTTCGGAGCCGCCAATTGTCGTCGCAACAGCGGCCCGCGATTATCCGGGATTGACTCGCGTTAGTTTTCGCGAGTTACGGGAGGAAATGATATCTCGTCCCCAGGGTCCTTACTTGCTCTTGTTTGGTACGGGCTACGGGTTGACAGAAGACCTTCTCGAGAGGTGTGACCGACTCTTAGAGCCTATTCGAGGGCCATCATTGGACAAGTTCCGCCATTTGTCCGTCCGTTCGGCGGTAAGTATCTGTCTTGACCGGCTTCTGGCGACATGGTAG
- a CDS encoding YraN family protein, translating to MPGFESIGQIRRRSSRVLSSRTQKGQHSEDLVVQFLVGYGWRLVAKNWRSPWAEVDIVLFGNETILLTEVKAIRKAWLGDPVSRAQRRRLGLVLEELIERFPQYKIWMWLALVSDRNEVKIFRDYFGE from the coding sequence TTGCCGGGGTTCGAGAGCATTGGACAGATTCGGCGCCGTAGTTCGAGAGTCCTTTCTTCTCGCACGCAAAAGGGCCAGCATTCAGAGGATCTTGTTGTTCAATTTTTGGTTGGATATGGATGGAGGCTTGTCGCGAAGAACTGGCGAAGTCCATGGGCTGAGGTAGATATTGTCCTTTTTGGAAATGAAACGATCCTTCTGACTGAAGTAAAGGCCATCAGAAAGGCATGGCTCGGGGACCCCGTTTCGCGAGCGCAGCGACGTCGCTTGGGGCTCGTTTTGGAAGAACTCATTGAGAGATTTCCTCAATACAAAATTTGGATGTGGTTGGCTCTCGTATCTGATCGAAATGAAGTAAAAATATTTCGGGATTATTTTGGGGAGTAG